A window from Nevskia ramosa DSM 11499 encodes these proteins:
- a CDS encoding SDR family oxidoreductase, which produces MNYFVTGATGFIGKHLIERLLARPDATIHVLVRASSEDKFAALQERYGDAGDRLQMVAGDITTPGLVSAAELKKLKGKVGHVFHLAAVYDMNMDDATGDRINNEGTRNTVAFANSLGGDVVLHHVSSVAVAGGDFVGTFTEAMFDEGQPVKHPYFRTKFQSEKIVRDEAKVPFRVYRPGAVVGHSKTGEMDKIDGPYYFFKTIQKLSHRIPKWLPLLGIEGGKVPIAPVDYIADALDAIAHKDGLNGQTFHLVQSNSPSVGDLIQSILKAAHGPRFKKKFELPTMPASMRKFGGQMGGALPASVKKQIAKAIGAPLSVLGYITNRAVFDDKNARAALKGTGIKCPEFREYAKHLWSYWEQFLDIHYEPSAELIAKVKGKVILVTGASSGIGFTTAKNLAIAGARVILVARTESNLIETQEIISRAGGESYVYPCDLIDMKAIDAMAAKVLRDFGHVDILINNAGRSIRRAVMESFDRFHDFERTMELNYYGAVRLIMALLPTMTARKNGHIINISSIGVLANAARFSAYVASKAALDAFTRCLSAEVKGSNIRTTVIYMPLVRTPMIAPTKIYSYVPTWSPDDAADTVIKAILDEPKSIATTLGTAAAVSYAIWPKVNDYILSKGFQLFPSSTAARGSKDKDSKADKPTLEQVVFANVFKGEHW; this is translated from the coding sequence GCGCATCTTCGGAAGACAAGTTCGCCGCCTTGCAGGAGCGCTACGGTGATGCCGGCGACCGGCTGCAGATGGTCGCTGGCGACATCACCACGCCGGGCCTGGTGTCCGCCGCGGAGCTCAAGAAGCTGAAGGGCAAGGTCGGACACGTGTTTCACCTGGCCGCCGTCTACGACATGAACATGGACGATGCGACCGGCGATCGCATCAACAACGAAGGCACGCGCAACACCGTGGCCTTCGCCAACAGTCTGGGCGGCGACGTGGTGCTGCATCACGTGTCGAGCGTGGCGGTGGCCGGCGGCGATTTCGTCGGCACTTTCACCGAAGCGATGTTCGACGAAGGCCAGCCGGTCAAGCATCCGTACTTCCGGACCAAGTTCCAGTCCGAGAAGATCGTCCGTGACGAAGCCAAGGTGCCGTTCCGGGTCTATCGTCCCGGTGCTGTTGTCGGCCATTCGAAGACCGGCGAGATGGACAAGATCGACGGCCCTTACTACTTCTTCAAGACCATCCAGAAGCTCAGCCACCGGATTCCGAAGTGGCTGCCACTGCTCGGCATCGAAGGCGGCAAGGTGCCGATCGCGCCGGTCGACTACATCGCCGATGCGCTCGATGCGATCGCCCACAAGGACGGCCTGAACGGCCAGACCTTCCATCTGGTGCAGTCGAACAGCCCCAGCGTCGGCGACCTGATCCAGTCGATCCTGAAGGCCGCCCACGGGCCGCGCTTCAAGAAAAAGTTCGAGCTGCCGACGATGCCGGCCTCGATGCGCAAGTTCGGCGGCCAGATGGGCGGCGCCTTGCCGGCCAGCGTCAAGAAGCAGATCGCCAAGGCGATCGGCGCACCGCTGTCGGTGCTCGGCTACATCACCAACCGTGCCGTGTTCGACGACAAGAACGCCCGCGCCGCGCTCAAGGGCACCGGCATCAAGTGCCCGGAATTCCGCGAGTACGCGAAGCACCTGTGGTCGTACTGGGAGCAGTTCCTCGACATCCACTACGAGCCGAGTGCCGAGCTGATCGCCAAGGTGAAGGGCAAGGTGATCCTGGTCACCGGCGCCTCATCGGGCATCGGCTTCACCACCGCGAAGAACCTGGCGATTGCCGGCGCCCGGGTCATCCTGGTGGCGCGTACCGAATCGAACCTGATCGAAACTCAGGAGATCATTTCCCGGGCCGGCGGCGAGAGCTATGTCTACCCCTGCGATCTGATCGACATGAAGGCGATCGACGCCATGGCCGCGAAAGTGCTGCGCGACTTCGGCCACGTCGACATCCTGATCAACAACGCCGGCCGCTCGATCCGCCGCGCAGTGATGGAAAGCTTCGACCGCTTCCATGACTTCGAGCGGACCATGGAGCTGAACTACTACGGCGCCGTGCGCCTGATCATGGCGCTGCTGCCGACGATGACCGCGCGCAAGAACGGCCACATCATCAACATCAGCTCGATCGGCGTGCTGGCCAACGCGGCACGCTTCTCGGCCTATGTCGCCTCCAAGGCCGCGCTCGATGCCTTCACCCGCTGCCTGTCGGCCGAAGTGAAAGGCAGCAACATCCGCACCACGGTGATCTACATGCCGCTGGTGCGCACGCCGATGATCGCTCCGACCAAGATCTACAGCTACGTGCCGACCTGGTCCCCGGACGACGCCGCCGACACCGTGATCAAGGCGATCCTCGACGAACCGAAATCGATCGCGACAACTCTGGGTACTGCCGCTGCGGTCAGCTATGCGATCTGGCCGAAGGTCAACGACTACATCCTGTCGAAAGGCTTCCAGCTGTTCCCGTCATCAACCGCCGCACGTGGCTCGAAGGACAAGGACTCGAAGGCCGACAAGCCGACCCTCGAACAGGTGGTGTTCGCGAATGTGTTCAAGGGCGAGCATTGGTAA
- a CDS encoding RDD family protein — MGMEFAGFWRRFGAFWVDFIALSPVMALGLWVNAHTRHGQLIMYAPWLVVSIWFYIYLVKRYGGSPGKQLLKIKIVRTDGTDVGYKEAIVRYALTLALYCISSAGIVLAALQMSDAEYFSLGLAQRVKRLTDLAPGWYRSVVFVEQVWLWSEFVVMLTNKQRRALHDFMAGTVVIRTDRAQPAVQADGHASGQ, encoded by the coding sequence ATGGGAATGGAGTTCGCAGGATTCTGGCGTCGCTTTGGCGCATTCTGGGTGGACTTCATCGCGCTCTCGCCCGTCATGGCTTTAGGTTTGTGGGTCAACGCGCACACGCGTCACGGCCAACTCATCATGTATGCCCCATGGCTTGTGGTGAGCATCTGGTTCTACATCTACCTCGTTAAACGATATGGGGGCAGTCCCGGCAAGCAGCTACTGAAGATCAAAATCGTCAGAACTGACGGCACGGATGTGGGTTACAAGGAAGCAATTGTTCGCTACGCGCTGACGCTAGCCCTGTATTGCATCTCGTCTGCAGGCATAGTGCTCGCCGCGTTGCAGATGAGCGACGCAGAGTACTTCTCACTGGGACTAGCACAGCGAGTAAAACGATTAACCGACTTGGCGCCGGGGTGGTACAGGAGCGTCGTGTTCGTCGAGCAGGTGTGGTTATGGAGCGAGTTCGTCGTGATGCTCACTAACAAACAACGGCGCGCCCTTCACGACTTTATGGCTGGTACCGTCGTGATCCGTACAGACCGTGCCCAACCAGCGGTTCAAGCCGACGGTCATGCCTCCGGGCAGTAG
- a CDS encoding alpha/beta hydrolase family esterase, protein MSIILCPGALWRRVCLTVASLLTCGTLIATEAMAADPSPPPPVIALPILGSLLPALPALPIFADLTQFFGGLDLLLVQLGGERIEPTDGTETFEGTYVHDGLTRRYVGVRPIGAPAGAPALLLLHPLALQPARMANLTRAGRLAAQYGAWVYLPEAFGANWTDDPNRLGADDVGFLSGLISREQAANGLDAGRTYVAGYSNGGFMAERLACERPQQFAGLAMVAATLRNSLATRCTGGQRMPTVMFSGTSDTVVPYTGMLGQYSVPDAAAFWSVKNGCSAGFTDTRLPNTVLTDGTTVNLRRYRSCPDSDVRLYTVNGGGHTWPGTNYAGYTIALGATTFDIDATLLLWQVLVPFARP, encoded by the coding sequence ATGTCCATCATCCTTTGCCCTGGCGCTCTCTGGCGCCGGGTCTGCCTGACTGTCGCTTCCTTGCTGACCTGCGGCACGCTGATCGCCACCGAGGCGATGGCCGCCGATCCCAGTCCGCCACCGCCCGTGATCGCGCTGCCGATCCTCGGCTCGCTGCTGCCGGCGCTGCCAGCCCTGCCGATCTTTGCCGACCTGACCCAGTTCTTCGGCGGGCTGGATCTGCTGCTGGTCCAGCTCGGCGGCGAGCGCATCGAGCCGACTGACGGCACCGAAACCTTCGAGGGCACCTACGTCCACGACGGGCTGACGCGCCGCTATGTCGGCGTCCGTCCGATCGGCGCCCCAGCCGGCGCCCCGGCGCTGTTGCTGCTACATCCGCTGGCCTTGCAGCCGGCACGCATGGCCAACCTGACCCGCGCCGGGCGCCTGGCCGCCCAATACGGCGCCTGGGTGTATCTGCCGGAGGCTTTCGGCGCCAACTGGACCGATGATCCGAACCGCCTCGGTGCCGATGACGTCGGTTTCCTCAGCGGCCTGATCAGCCGCGAGCAGGCCGCCAATGGCCTGGATGCCGGCCGGACCTACGTCGCTGGCTACTCCAACGGTGGCTTCATGGCCGAACGCCTCGCCTGCGAGCGACCACAGCAGTTCGCCGGCCTGGCCATGGTCGCCGCGACCCTGCGCAACTCCCTGGCCACGCGTTGCACCGGCGGTCAGCGCATGCCGACGGTGATGTTCTCCGGTACCAGCGATACGGTGGTTCCCTACACCGGGATGCTCGGCCAGTACAGCGTTCCGGATGCAGCGGCGTTCTGGTCGGTCAAGAACGGCTGCAGCGCCGGCTTCACCGATACCCGCCTGCCGAACACGGTCCTCACCGACGGCACCACCGTGAACCTGCGCCGCTACCGAAGCTGTCCGGACAGCGACGTGCGCCTGTACACCGTCAACGGCGGCGGCCACACTTGGCCTGGCACCAACTACGCCGGCTACACGATCGCGCTCGGCGCGACGACCTTCGATATCGATGCCACCTTGCTGTTGTGGCAGGTATTGGTGCCGTTCGCGCGGCCTTGA
- a CDS encoding 3-deoxy-7-phosphoheptulonate synthase, whose amino-acid sequence MNTSPSNPATAARPATENLRIKSIRAVSAPSQVQAELPINEAAALTVETTRREIQDVLAGRDDRLLVIVGPCSIHDPKAALEYAAKLKALRPSLARNLLIVMRVYFEKPRTTVGWKGLINDPNLDDSYDIDTGLRTARKLLLELNSDGMPAGVEFLDILTPQYLADLVSWGAIGARTTESQLHREMASGLSCAVGFKNGTDGSVKVAVDAVQSARAPHRFLSATQEGQISIFETAGNPDSHVILRGGSTGTNFDSASVDAAAAAMTKAGMRPAVMVDFSHANSRKQHRLQIEVGRDVAGQLAEGSERIIGVMIESHLVEGRQEIGPREQMVYGQSVTDACLAWDDTADVLRTLAGGVAARRERLARSA is encoded by the coding sequence ATGAACACATCGCCATCGAACCCCGCCACCGCGGCCCGCCCGGCCACCGAGAACCTGCGCATCAAGTCGATCCGCGCAGTGTCGGCGCCGTCGCAGGTGCAGGCCGAACTGCCGATCAACGAAGCCGCCGCGCTGACCGTCGAAACCACGCGCCGCGAGATTCAGGACGTGCTCGCGGGCCGTGACGACCGTCTGCTGGTGATCGTCGGCCCCTGCTCGATCCACGATCCGAAAGCCGCGCTGGAATATGCCGCGAAGCTGAAGGCGCTGCGCCCGTCGCTGGCCAGGAACCTGCTGATCGTGATGCGCGTGTATTTCGAGAAGCCGCGCACCACGGTGGGCTGGAAAGGCTTGATCAACGATCCGAACCTCGATGATTCCTACGATATCGACACCGGCCTGCGCACCGCGCGGAAGCTGTTGCTGGAACTGAACTCGGACGGCATGCCGGCCGGCGTGGAATTCCTCGACATCCTGACGCCGCAGTACCTCGCCGACCTGGTGTCCTGGGGCGCGATCGGTGCGCGCACCACGGAATCGCAGCTGCATCGCGAAATGGCCAGCGGCCTGTCCTGCGCCGTCGGCTTCAAGAACGGCACCGACGGTTCGGTGAAGGTCGCAGTGGACGCCGTGCAGTCGGCGCGCGCGCCGCATCGCTTCCTGTCGGCGACCCAGGAAGGCCAGATCTCGATCTTCGAGACCGCCGGCAATCCGGACAGCCACGTGATCCTGCGCGGCGGCTCCACCGGCACCAACTTCGATTCCGCCAGCGTCGACGCTGCTGCTGCGGCGATGACCAAGGCCGGCATGCGGCCGGCGGTGATGGTCGACTTCAGCCACGCCAACAGCCGCAAGCAGCACCGCCTGCAGATCGAGGTCGGCCGCGATGTCGCCGGCCAGCTCGCCGAAGGTTCCGAGCGGATCATCGGCGTGATGATCGAAAGCCATCTGGTCGAAGGCCGTCAGGAAATCGGCCCGCGCGAGCAGATGGTCTACGGCCAGAGCGTCACCGACGCCTGCCTGGCCTGGGATGACACCGCCGACGTGCTGCGCACCCTGGCGGGTGGCGTCGCTGCGCGGCGTGAGCGGCTGGCGCGCAGCGCCTGA
- a CDS encoding DUF3187 family protein, protein MKLRASVVACVSLLASPALLADTALAVRNEASLSRATALPILGNSQVLNDGEQAYGLRVDWSNEYVNTQNARESLLIDAESQRITFGFRQGLAPGVEIGIDVPLLITGGGVLDNVIENWHDAFGLPNGGRQQRPRNRYAVQYVKDGQTLLDVHDSSTDFGDVELNAGFALRDDIAFRAMAKLPTGRDSLLLGGTTGGAIWFDYNPFASLTHWFGYVSAGVSYNEAADQLGGQQKPLVGLGGVGVGYKLIPALALITQFNVQTKLYKGSTLNALDNPGGQLAFGGRISFSRRLALDLGVQEDVLLSSSPDFSIHIGLNYR, encoded by the coding sequence ATGAAACTTCGCGCTTCCGTTGTTGCCTGCGTCAGCCTGCTGGCGTCGCCGGCCTTGCTGGCCGATACGGCCCTGGCCGTCCGCAACGAAGCCAGCCTGAGCCGCGCCACGGCGTTGCCGATCCTTGGCAACTCGCAGGTGCTCAACGACGGTGAACAGGCCTATGGCCTGCGGGTGGACTGGAGCAACGAGTACGTCAACACCCAGAACGCGCGCGAATCGCTGCTGATCGACGCCGAGAGCCAGCGCATCACCTTCGGCTTCCGTCAGGGCCTGGCGCCGGGCGTCGAGATCGGCATCGATGTGCCGCTGCTGATCACCGGCGGCGGCGTGCTCGATAACGTCATCGAGAACTGGCACGACGCTTTCGGCCTGCCCAACGGCGGCCGTCAGCAGCGGCCGCGCAATCGCTACGCGGTGCAGTACGTGAAGGACGGCCAGACCCTGCTCGACGTCCACGACAGCAGCACCGACTTCGGCGATGTCGAACTCAATGCCGGCTTTGCACTGCGCGACGACATCGCCTTCCGCGCGATGGCCAAGCTGCCCACCGGCCGCGACAGCCTTCTGCTCGGCGGCACCACCGGCGGCGCGATCTGGTTCGACTACAACCCCTTCGCCTCGCTGACCCACTGGTTCGGCTACGTATCGGCCGGCGTTTCGTACAACGAAGCGGCCGACCAGCTAGGCGGCCAGCAGAAGCCACTGGTGGGCCTCGGTGGCGTCGGCGTCGGCTACAAGCTGATTCCGGCGCTGGCGCTGATCACCCAGTTCAATGTTCAGACCAAGCTGTACAAGGGATCGACGCTGAATGCGCTCGACAACCCGGGCGGCCAGCTGGCGTTCGGCGGCCGAATTTCCTTCAGCCGCCGGCTGGCGCTCGATCTGGGTGTGCAGGAAGACGTGCTGCTCAGTTCGTCGCCGGACTTCAGCATCCACATCGGCCTCAACTACCGCTGA
- a CDS encoding NRDE family protein, with product MCLIACAWNVHPSFPLVLVANRDEFHARPTAALAPWDDHPQILGGRDLEAGGGWLAIDRTRPRLAAVTNVREPASPIPRASRGRLVSDYLSGDESAVGFAELRRADGDRYGPFNLLLWDGEELVVTTNRLKPRWETLAWGIHGLSNGGIEQPWPKTQRLMARLKSWIESADSRAAEPNLDPLYEALADQHRPDDAALPETGIGLERERLLSTAFIRLPGYGTRASQIVLIGRDGRTLFAERRFVDGGVPAGEQRLDFMRPSELNAPQR from the coding sequence ATGTGCCTGATCGCCTGTGCCTGGAACGTTCACCCTTCATTTCCACTGGTGCTGGTCGCCAATCGCGACGAGTTCCATGCCCGCCCGACGGCGGCGCTGGCGCCCTGGGACGATCATCCGCAGATCCTCGGCGGCCGCGATCTGGAAGCCGGCGGCGGCTGGCTGGCGATCGATCGCACGCGGCCGCGGCTGGCGGCGGTGACCAATGTCCGCGAGCCGGCCTCGCCGATCCCGCGCGCCTCGCGCGGCCGGCTGGTCAGCGATTACCTGAGCGGCGATGAGTCGGCGGTCGGCTTCGCCGAACTGCGCCGAGCCGATGGCGACCGCTACGGCCCGTTCAATCTGCTGCTCTGGGATGGCGAGGAGCTGGTGGTCACCACCAATCGCCTGAAGCCACGCTGGGAAACCCTGGCCTGGGGCATCCATGGCCTGTCGAACGGCGGGATCGAACAGCCCTGGCCGAAGACCCAGCGGCTGATGGCGCGGCTGAAAAGCTGGATCGAAAGCGCTGATTCCAGGGCGGCCGAGCCGAATCTCGATCCGCTCTACGAAGCGCTGGCTGATCAGCATCGTCCGGATGATGCCGCGCTGCCGGAGACCGGCATCGGCCTGGAGCGCGAGCGCCTGCTGTCGACGGCGTTCATCCGCCTGCCCGGCTACGGCACGCGGGCCAGCCAGATCGTGCTGATCGGTCGCGATGGCCGCACCCTGTTTGCAGAGCGCCGCTTCGTCGACGGCGGCGTGCCGGCCGGCGAGCAGCGGCTGGACTTCATGCGCCCATCTGAGTTGAACGCGCCTCAGCGGTAG
- a CDS encoding EcsC family protein, producing MTARKPKPGAKPSAKPSDYEVDQLKRISAWRDAPPDQLTRFFDRALSPATHVAQKAIPADWLRTALNGVQHGSARLANRKALLRKAGVSALEELHEGDLEACDQHAGQVGRRGAALAGGTGALFGVVGAAGMVADVPTLLVQAFRVIHRIGLCYGEDCADPELKHLPVAIFALASASSLEEKQAALQVLERDAEADSAAIREGLERAAERELAKEAAVYSISNLAQAITRRLGLAKAGGTLPLLGALVGGAVNAWFLNEVATAARTAFQLRWLRRRYGSGLPLATAYGETMALEHLPDEA from the coding sequence ATGACTGCCCGAAAGCCAAAGCCCGGCGCCAAGCCAAGTGCCAAGCCCAGCGACTACGAAGTCGACCAGCTGAAACGCATCTCCGCCTGGCGCGATGCGCCGCCGGATCAGCTGACCCGCTTCTTCGACCGTGCGCTGTCGCCCGCCACGCATGTCGCGCAGAAAGCCATTCCGGCGGACTGGCTGCGCACCGCGCTGAACGGCGTGCAGCACGGCTCGGCAAGGCTGGCCAACCGCAAGGCGCTGCTGCGCAAGGCCGGCGTCAGCGCGCTGGAAGAACTGCACGAAGGAGACCTGGAAGCCTGCGATCAGCATGCCGGCCAGGTCGGCCGACGCGGCGCGGCACTGGCGGGCGGCACCGGCGCGCTGTTCGGCGTTGTCGGCGCCGCCGGCATGGTCGCCGACGTGCCGACCTTGCTGGTGCAGGCGTTCCGGGTCATCCATCGCATCGGTCTCTGCTACGGCGAGGACTGCGCCGATCCCGAACTGAAGCATCTGCCGGTGGCGATCTTCGCGCTGGCCTCGGCCAGCTCGCTCGAAGAGAAGCAGGCCGCGCTGCAGGTACTGGAACGCGATGCCGAAGCCGATAGCGCGGCGATCCGCGAAGGCCTGGAACGCGCCGCCGAACGCGAGCTGGCCAAGGAAGCGGCGGTCTACAGCATCAGCAACCTGGCGCAGGCGATCACCCGCCGGCTCGGTCTGGCCAAGGCTGGCGGCACGCTGCCGCTGCTGGGCGCGCTGGTCGGCGGCGCGGTCAACGCCTGGTTCCTGAACGAGGTCGCGACCGCCGCAAGAACGGCCTTCCAGCTGCGCTGGCTGCGGCGACGCTACGGCTCAGGTTTGCCGCTGGCGACGGCTTACGGCGAGACGATGGCGCTGGAACATCTGCCCGACGAAGCCTAG
- a CDS encoding GNAT family N-acetyltransferase: MSAAAAFAGGIRRGSLADVEAVLALEALFPSDRMSRRSVRRFLSVPSAQLLIAEDANADVVGNLVWLRRKGGHAARIYSVVVAPAARGQRWGERLVSAMETAAAASGCARATLEVRADNTAARALYAKLGYREAQTLPGYYDDGSDGLRLSKTLSV, translated from the coding sequence TTGAGCGCCGCCGCTGCCTTCGCCGGCGGCATCCGTCGCGGCAGCCTGGCCGATGTCGAAGCGGTGCTGGCGCTCGAAGCACTGTTCCCGTCCGATCGCATGTCGCGGCGCAGCGTGCGCCGCTTCCTCAGCGTGCCGTCTGCTCAGCTATTGATCGCGGAAGACGCGAATGCCGACGTGGTCGGCAATCTGGTCTGGCTGCGTCGCAAGGGCGGCCATGCGGCGCGCATCTATTCGGTGGTGGTGGCACCCGCGGCGCGTGGCCAGCGCTGGGGCGAGCGGTTGGTTTCAGCGATGGAAACGGCTGCGGCCGCCAGCGGCTGCGCGCGTGCAACGCTGGAAGTTCGGGCCGACAACACAGCAGCGCGAGCGCTGTACGCGAAGCTCGGCTATCGCGAAGCGCAGACGCTGCCCGGCTATTACGACGATGGTTCGGACGGGCTGCGGCTGAGCAAGACGCTGAGCGTCTAG
- a CDS encoding RimK family protein, which yields MSGLVVVDQISDWPVEIPGVEVVTAWKYLTHDEFTRIRGARVYNLCRTFSYQTTGYYVSLLAGARGHRILPDITTVQDLKLAESPSVLNDEIEELMQKSLARLGSNEYLLNVYFGDSPYIRHQKLARALFNLFPAPLLQAKFVWRGDEWRVDTLGPIALGEVPASHREFLYQTARDYFTRRRSPRRKRDSTRYDLAILVNEDEKEPPSNAKALRAFEKAAEDLGFSVDFLDKGDYGHVAEYDALFIRETTAVNHHTYRFSRRAAREGLVVVDAPESILRAANKVFLAQLMERHRIPQPKTLLLHRANLDEVVRELGFPMVLKQPDSQFSKGVIKVDNAAAFKRETRDFLERSDLIVAQAFEPTEYDWRVGVLDGQPLYACRYFMAKEHWQVVKRDAKGAKHEGDHETLDVAQVPKAVLSVALQAARAVGDGLYGVDLKQFGNVVKVIEVNDNPNIDWGVEDLVLKDAIYRKIIEYFVKKLDAQTRMREQA from the coding sequence ATGAGCGGCCTGGTGGTGGTGGACCAGATCTCCGACTGGCCGGTGGAGATTCCCGGCGTCGAGGTGGTCACCGCCTGGAAGTATCTGACGCACGACGAATTCACCCGCATTCGCGGCGCCCGTGTCTACAACCTGTGCCGCACCTTCAGCTACCAGACCACCGGCTACTACGTGTCGCTGCTGGCCGGCGCGCGCGGTCATCGCATCCTGCCGGACATCACCACGGTGCAGGATCTGAAGCTCGCCGAAAGTCCGAGCGTGCTGAACGACGAGATCGAGGAGCTGATGCAGAAGAGCCTGGCCCGGCTCGGCTCCAACGAATACCTGCTCAACGTCTATTTCGGCGACAGCCCCTACATCCGCCACCAGAAGCTGGCGCGGGCGCTGTTCAACCTGTTCCCGGCGCCGCTGCTGCAGGCCAAGTTCGTCTGGCGCGGCGATGAATGGCGGGTCGACACACTCGGCCCGATCGCGCTGGGCGAAGTGCCGGCCAGCCATCGCGAGTTCCTGTATCAGACTGCCCGCGACTACTTCACGCGCCGCCGCTCGCCGCGCCGCAAGCGCGACTCCACGCGTTACGACCTGGCGATCCTGGTCAACGAGGACGAGAAAGAGCCACCGTCGAACGCGAAAGCGCTGCGGGCCTTCGAGAAAGCTGCCGAAGACCTCGGCTTCTCGGTCGATTTTCTCGACAAGGGCGATTACGGCCACGTCGCCGAGTACGACGCGCTGTTCATCCGCGAAACCACCGCGGTCAACCATCACACCTACCGTTTCAGCCGCCGGGCGGCGCGCGAAGGCCTGGTGGTGGTCGATGCGCCGGAATCGATCCTGCGCGCCGCCAACAAGGTGTTCCTCGCCCAGCTGATGGAACGCCATCGCATTCCGCAGCCGAAGACCCTGCTGCTGCATCGCGCCAACCTCGATGAAGTGGTCCGCGAGCTGGGCTTTCCGATGGTGCTGAAGCAGCCGGATTCGCAGTTCTCGAAAGGCGTGATCAAGGTCGACAACGCCGCCGCGTTCAAGCGCGAGACGCGCGATTTCCTGGAACGCTCGGACCTGATCGTCGCCCAGGCTTTCGAGCCGACCGAGTACGACTGGCGAGTCGGCGTGCTCGACGGCCAGCCGCTGTACGCCTGCCGCTACTTCATGGCCAAGGAACATTGGCAGGTGGTCAAGCGCGATGCCAAGGGCGCCAAGCACGAAGGCGATCACGAGACACTCGACGTCGCCCAGGTGCCGAAAGCGGTGCTCAGCGTCGCGCTGCAGGCGGCGCGCGCGGTTGGCGACGGCCTGTACGGCGTCGATCTCAAGCAGTTCGGCAACGTCGTCAAGGTCATCGAAGTCAACGACAACCCGAACATCGACTGGGGCGTCGAAGATCTGGTGCTGAAGGACGCGATCTACCGCAAGATCATCGAGTACTTCGTCAAAAAGCTCGATGCGCAGACGCGGATGCGCGAGCAGGCTTGA
- a CDS encoding pirin family protein, with translation MITLRPADTRGHAEHGWLDSYHTFSFGSWHDAHYMGIGALRVINDDRVVGGAGFPPHSHSDMEIITYVLEGGLRHKDSTGGSTVLKPGEMQVMTAGRGIAHSEMNASGTEPAHFLQIWVVPDSRGATPGYQQKTLDVDALRRGFALVAAPEAEQAPFRLLQDARLSIAWPVAGQGIETALPAGRQQYLHVARGSVQLGEHSLVSGDAALIRDDASLSLIASADSELLLFDLAA, from the coding sequence ATGATCACTCTCCGCCCGGCCGATACCCGCGGCCACGCCGAACACGGCTGGCTCGACAGCTACCACACGTTCTCGTTCGGCAGCTGGCATGACGCGCACTACATGGGCATCGGCGCGCTGCGGGTGATCAACGACGATCGCGTGGTTGGCGGTGCCGGCTTCCCGCCCCATTCGCACAGCGACATGGAAATCATCACCTACGTGCTCGAAGGCGGCCTGCGCCACAAGGATTCCACCGGCGGCAGCACCGTGCTGAAGCCGGGCGAGATGCAGGTAATGACGGCCGGCCGCGGCATCGCCCACAGCGAGATGAACGCCAGCGGCACCGAACCCGCGCATTTCCTGCAGATCTGGGTGGTGCCGGACAGCCGCGGGGCAACCCCGGGCTATCAGCAGAAGACGCTCGATGTCGACGCGCTGCGCCGCGGCTTCGCGCTGGTGGCGGCCCCGGAAGCCGAACAGGCACCGTTCCGATTGCTGCAGGATGCGCGCCTGTCGATCGCCTGGCCGGTGGCCGGGCAGGGCATCGAGACGGCCCTGCCGGCCGGTCGTCAGCAATATCTGCATGTGGCGCGTGGTTCGGTTCAGCTCGGCGAGCACAGCCTGGTTTCCGGGGATGCGGCGCTGATTCGCGATGACGCATCGCTTTCATTGATCGCGAGCGCCGATTCGGAGCTGCTGCTGTTCGATCTGGCGGCCTGA